GCAGCAGTTCCGCCGTGCGCTTGGCGCCGGAGATCCCGGCGATCCGCGCCACGGCGAGCACGTCCCCCTTGGGCACGGACTCGTCCCGCAGCGCCGCCACGACGCGGTCGGCGCAGGCCACGAAGGCCTCGGCCGTCGCGGACCGCACGGTCGGGGTCTTCTCGGTCACGTCGACCATCCGGGCGTGCCCGGCAGCGTCGAGATGGGTCAGGGTCACAGCTGATCTCCGTCCTGCCAGTACTGAACGACGTCGCCGGCGCGCACCGCCTCGACCTCCGCCGGCACCCGCACGAGACCGGTCGCCCGCGCGAGCGTGCCCACGAGATGCGAGCCGGATCCGCCCGCCGTCGCGGGCACCGCCGTGCCGTGCTCGATCCGGGCGGGAAGGTACTGCGCCCGTCCCGGCGGCGTGGCCCAGTCGGCGCCTGCGGGCACGTCGGCGAAGCGGGGAAGTTCAGCGCCGGCACCGGCGAGCGCGCGCAGGGCGGGCCGCACGAGCATCTGCGTGGACACGTACACGCTCACCGGGTTCCCCGGCAGCGCGAACACGCTCACGCCCCGGTACGTGCCCGACCCCTGCGGCTTGCCCGGCTGCATCGCGACCGGACCGAACCACATGTCCGGCTCCGGGGCGAGCACCTCCTTGACCACGTCGTAGGCCCCCACGCTCACCCCGCCGCTGAGCACGACCGCGTCGAAGCGCGGCGCCCCGGTCTCGTCCCGCGTGGAGACGGCGTCCAGCAGCTCCCGTAGTGCACTCGCCTCGTCCGGCACGAACCCCAGGTCGACCGTGGTGGCCACCGGCGCGAGGCAGGCCGCCACGAGCGTCGAGTTCGAGTTCGGGATCTGACCGAATCCGCATGCCTCGCCCGGCCCGCGCAGCTCCGAGCCCGTGGCGATGACGGCCACCCGGGGGAGCGGGTGGGCGAGCACCTGCCCGTGTCCCGCGGAGACGATCGACGCGAGCGCCCGCGCGGTGAGCCGCGTTCCGGCCCGGGCGACCACGTCGCCGGCCGCCAGGTCACCGCCGGCGCGGCGCACGAATCGGCCCGGCTCGCTCGCCCCGTGCACCTGGACCCGGTCCGTGCCGGCGTCGGTCAGCTCGACCTGCACCACGGCGTCGGCGCCGGCCGGCATCGGGCCCCCGGTCATGATCCGGGCCGCCGAGCCGCGGGGCACCGTCGTCGGCGCGGTGGCTCCGGCCGGGATGTCGCCGACGACCGGCAGCGTCACCGGCGCGGCCTCGCTCGCCCCGGCGACGTCGGCCGCGTGCACCGCGTAGCCGTCCATCGCCGAGTTGTCGAAGAGGGGGATGGGGTGGACCGATCGCACGTCGCCGGCGAGCACGAGTCCGTGGGCCGCGGCGACGGGCACGGTCCGGGCCGCCAGCACGGGTTGCGAGCGAATGAGGTGGTCGCGGTACTCGAGGTCGGATCTCATCGGGCGCCCGCCCGCGCCGGCTCCCCGGGGTGGGCACTCGACCACGCAGACCAGCCCCCCGCGAGCACGCTCACGTCGTAGCCGTCGGCGGCCAGTTCCGCGGCGGCGCGCTGCGCGCGGGGGCCCGTGCGGCAGTAGACGACCACCGGCTCCCGCCGCGACAGCTCCGCGCGGCCGACCGTGGTGAGCACCCGCGCGAGCGGGATGTGCACCGAGCCGGGGATCGCGCCGCCGGCGACCTCGTCCGGCTCACGCACGTCGAGGAGCGTCACCCCGGCGGGCACCTCGGCCACGACCGGGACGCCCGTCGGCTCAGGCGGCCCAGTCGGCAGAGTGGGTACTGCGGTCGGCGTGGACGGGCCGGACCCTGCGGCCGGCGCGGTGGGCGCGGGGGTGAGCGACGTCGTCCGTAGGCCGGTGCGGCGGCGCAGCGGCAGCTCGCGCCAGGCGGCGGCGAGCGCGTCGAACACGAGCACCCGCCCCAGGAGCGGGTGACCGATACCGGCGATGAGCTTGACCGCCTCGGTGGCCAGGAGGGAGCCGACCTGCCCGACCATCGCGCCGACCACCCCGGCCTGCGAGCACGAGGGCACGGCGCCGGGCGCGGGCGGATGGGGGAACAGGTCGCGCAGCGTGACCCCGTCGCCGGCCGGCGGGCGCGACCAGAACAGGGAGACCTGCGCGTCGAAGCCGAGCACGGAGGCCCACAGCACGGGCAGGCCGAGCTCGGCGGCGGCGTCGCTCACGAGGTAGCGGGTGGGGAAGTTGTCGGCGCCGTCGAGCACGAGGTCGTAGTCCGCGAGGATCCCGGGGGCGTTCTCGGCCGTGAGGCGCAGGCCGTGGGTGCGCACCCGCACGTGCGGGTTGAGCGCGGTCACGGCCGCGGCGGCGCTGTCGACCTTCGCCCGGCCGATGTCGGCGGTCGCGTGGATGACCTGGCGTTGGAGGTTGGACTCCTCGACCACGTCGTCGTCGATGATCCCGAGGGTTCCCACCCCGGCGGCGGCGAGGTACTGCAGCGCCGGCGCGCCGAGGCCGCCCGCGCCGAGCACGAGCACCCGGGCCGCCTTGAGCCGGCGCTGGCCCGGCTCGCCCAGCTGCGGCAGCAGCACGTGGCGCGAGTAGCGGGCGAACTCGGCCTCGGTGAGCGGCGCGGCGGGCTCCACCAGCGGGGGCAGGGCGATCATGGCCTCACCGTACCGCCGGGCGGCATGCGCAAGGCGCCGTCGAGCCGGATGACCTCGCCGTTGAGCATCGGGTTGGCCACGATGTGGCACACGAGGGCCGCGAACTCGGCCGGGTCGCCGAGGCGGTGCGGGTGCGGCGTGAGCTCGGCGAGGGCGGCGCGGGCCTCCTCGGGCAGGGAGGCCATGAGCGGGGTGTCGAACGTGCCGGGGGCGATCGCCATGACCCGGATCGCGTCGCGGGCCAGGTCCCGGGCCGCGGTGATCGTGAGGG
The window above is part of the Pseudactinotalea sp. HY158 genome. Proteins encoded here:
- the glp gene encoding gephyrin-like molybdotransferase Glp, coding for MRSDLEYRDHLIRSQPVLAARTVPVAAAHGLVLAGDVRSVHPIPLFDNSAMDGYAVHAADVAGASEAAPVTLPVVGDIPAGATAPTTVPRGSAARIMTGGPMPAGADAVVQVELTDAGTDRVQVHGASEPGRFVRRAGGDLAAGDVVARAGTRLTARALASIVSAGHGQVLAHPLPRVAVIATGSELRGPGEACGFGQIPNSNSTLVAACLAPVATTVDLGFVPDEASALRELLDAVSTRDETGAPRFDAVVLSGGVSVGAYDVVKEVLAPEPDMWFGPVAMQPGKPQGSGTYRGVSVFALPGNPVSVYVSTQMLVRPALRALAGAGAELPRFADVPAGADWATPPGRAQYLPARIEHGTAVPATAGGSGSHLVGTLARATGLVRVPAEVEAVRAGDVVQYWQDGDQL
- the moeB gene encoding molybdopterin-synthase adenylyltransferase MoeB, which codes for MIALPPLVEPAAPLTEAEFARYSRHVLLPQLGEPGQRRLKAARVLVLGAGGLGAPALQYLAAAGVGTLGIIDDDVVEESNLQRQVIHATADIGRAKVDSAAAAVTALNPHVRVRTHGLRLTAENAPGILADYDLVLDGADNFPTRYLVSDAAAELGLPVLWASVLGFDAQVSLFWSRPPAGDGVTLRDLFPHPPAPGAVPSCSQAGVVGAMVGQVGSLLATEAVKLIAGIGHPLLGRVLVFDALAAAWRELPLRRRTGLRTTSLTPAPTAPAAGSGPSTPTAVPTLPTGPPEPTGVPVVAEVPAGVTLLDVREPDEVAGGAIPGSVHIPLARVLTTVGRAELSRREPVVVYCRTGPRAQRAAAELAADGYDVSVLAGGWSAWSSAHPGEPARAGAR